In Kutzneria kofuensis, the DNA window TTCGGCACCATAGGCGCAGCACGCGTCAGTCTCCAGCGACGACGTGTCTCACTGGCCAGCTTCGTTCTTCACCTCACTTGGGGACGAGTCAACCCACACCTGACAGGTTCGAGGTCTGGTTTGCCGTTGTCTCGCAACGACTTCCACCACACTTCACAGCCTGCAACGTTCGCAAACGAGAACGTCCACTACAGACGGTCAACGACGGTCGTCTGCCATCGTTTGATGGGGGAAAAGTATGGAGATGATCTTGACTACCCCTAAGGTGTCCACCAGCTCGACAAGCAAGCGACGATAACAGTACAGCATCTATATGACATGCGCACGTAACACCTGGTCTACTAAATCGATTTTCCACGCAACGACGGACTCCCCACACAAGGAACAGTCGATGGATCTTACAATTCTCTTAGCCGATGCCGCTCAAGTGAGCCACGACCAGAAGGTCAGCGCACTCGGGCTCGGCTGGACAGCTACGCAAGCACCACTTCCACCTCACGCTGTCGTAGTCTTTTTCGAAATCGACTGGAACGAGACAAACCAAAGAGTTCACACCAAGATCATCCTCGTCAATGCGGACGGACATCCCGTTAGACAGCAGACCGAAACAGGCGAGCAAGAGATATTCGCCGAGGGCGAAATGGAATTTGGCCGACCGCCAGGACTACCAGCCGGTACACCTATTACATTTCCAATCACGTTTGGCATCGCGCCAGGAATCCAACTACCCTCCGGACGCTATGAATGGCGAGCATCCGTCGACGGCCACGAGAAGACACACTGGCGTCGAGCATTTCTCGTAATGTCGTAGTTTGCCCACGCTGTGAACACAAGGGGGATCTGTGGCCGACTTCGTTACACCGCTCCTAGCTGCCCTAGGTACGATCATCGCAGCACTTGGGGGACCAACAGTCGCTGGCGCACTACAGAACCGGCGCGACGGAAGGCTGCGAGCATCGTTTACCAGCAACAAAGAGTTACTCAAGGAGCTCGACGAAAAACCTTCACTACTGAACGAATCACAGAAACAAGATCTTCAGGCGCTAGTGAACGAGCAAGCCGCCGCTCTCGTTTCTCGCGAGCGAGCACGACTTAACAAGCGTCGCGAATGGTCCAACTTAGGTGTAGTTATATTTCTACTTTGCACTTTCGGCTGGATCCCGGTCTGGATGTGGTTTATCCAAACATGGTGGTCATGGATCATTTTCGGCCTGGTTGGAATATTCCTTGCGGCCTGCACGATAACAGGGACAATTCAAACCTTTCGACCATCAGAATCCTCCAGAAAACGGAAGTCAACAGTGAACGAGTAGTGGGTGCTCAGGCATTACTACACCGCAAGGGAGGGGCTTCGCGCCATCCCGGAGACCGGCCGCGCGGCGAGCGCTGCGTTGACTCTGTTCGGCGGCGCAGGCCGCCGGCCTGCTGCTTCTTCGATCGCGACCTACAGGGTAACGCAACAGGTCGATTCAGCGACCTACGTTCTGCTACTGCTCCGACGAATAAGGATGACCATATGAGGAACATCTCTTCAGCAGTCGCAGTCAGTGTGCTCGCGCTATCACTTTCAGCATGTGCCACGACGTCGCAAATGGATGCCCATCGGACGGCCACGATACATGGCGTGGTTGCTCTAACTGACAGTCATGGCGGCGCGTGGCTCACTCAGAACAGCGTAACGGATGGAGCATCCTGCGCAGTGACACAGGACTTAATACCCGGATTTAACGGCGGAACCCGAGCATTCCCTGGTGATGCGCAAGTGGTGGTAAAGAATCAATCCGACACTACTTTGGGAGCAGTCGCCCTAGACTCACCTAAATCCGGAATCGTACGCCACGCGCCGCAGTCAAACACAAGATATTACTGTGAGTTCTCCTGGCAAATCATAGTTCCAGCAGCCAACCTGTATTCGATTGAATTTCCTGGGGCAACAACACAGCGATTCGAAGCGAACTCTGTTCCGCCCGTGGTTAGGCTTAGCATAGGAAATGGAGCTGGGTTCACACCTCAAGGTGTTGGTTAGCGTTGGCTGTTCGTCAGACACCCACGGTCCCCGCCGCCGAGTTGTCGCCGCCGAGGACTGACCGTTATTCCTCACCGCGGCTTGCGGGGTGGCCGGAGGCCGAGGCCCCGACGAGCCGCCGAGCGGCCCCCTCAAGGGGGCCGCCTTGATCCAGTGAAGAAGGTGTGAATACAGCAAGCGTCCGCGCGATTGTCGTGGTTCGACCAATGCTTGACGCGGCCAGACGGAGCAGCAGCGCCGTTAAGCGCGAAATTCAAGGTTTGTACGGTCTACGCATTATTCGGGAAAGACTAGCTGATCAGGGTGGAATCTCACGCCCTGTCCGACTGCTTTGACACCAACGACTGGAAAGAACCTACGAATAGTGTCTCGCTGCTTGCCGATGTCCTTAGACTTGAGGAAGGACTCAGCATCGTCTAGAGGCAACGGTTGAGGCTTAGCTTTTTGCTCTTTCCTTAGTGTATCAATCTTCTTCTGAGCATCCTGCCGAATATCCGCCAGAGTAGCTATGTCAATACGGTCATCCTTGAAAGCCTGCACCGCATCGTCAATCTTTCCCTGTTGCCGAGCTATCTCACTTCCGGTTGTGTCTACCACCTTCTCAACCACAACGGGTAGACGCTTGATTGCCTTGTAGGTCAACTGGATGAAGAACTTCTCTAGCGCGTCGGCATTCCTGGAGACACTTCCACAACCGCCGCGCGGTTTTTGGCATCGATAGACGTAATGACGCTTCTTAGTTCCGTCCTTGTGCTTCTTGCCGTACTTGTGGCCGTACGCCATCTTCGTGGCACATTCAGCGCATACAAGGATGCCCGTCAGCAGATGCTTGGGCGCTTTCTCCGTTGCCCACGACTTGTTTTTCGACAGAATCTCTACTACCTCATAGTGCTCATCTTCCGTAAAGATCCTTGGCCAACTCCCCCTGGCGACAACTTCACCCTTGGGAATAACCCTTCCCTCAACCTCGATGTCTCGTGTAAATACGCGCAATGCGGCATAGGCAGGGTTGCGCAACAACCTACTCAAGTCGGTAACAAAGTAAGGCTTGCCATTTGGCTTCACGACGCCTTGTTCACGCATTTCATTACAGATGCTCGACAGCGACCGTCCGGCAACAACCTTCTTGCGCGCACGCCGCAACATCTTAGCCTCTTCCCAGTCGATAGCTTCATAGCCAAGCGTGTAGCCAATCCGCTTTACTCGACTAGCAGGAGCCTTACCCTGAATGGCTCGAAGTTCCTTCCGGGCTCGTTGCCTATGGCCGGTGATCTTAGACTCGGAGCGGCTCAACACAGCGATGATGCCGGTAGTTACATCGTCTTTGATCTCCCGGCCGGACGAATCG includes these proteins:
- a CDS encoding DUF6941 family protein, translating into MDLTILLADAAQVSHDQKVSALGLGWTATQAPLPPHAVVVFFEIDWNETNQRVHTKIILVNADGHPVRQQTETGEQEIFAEGEMEFGRPPGLPAGTPITFPITFGIAPGIQLPSGRYEWRASVDGHEKTHWRRAFLVMS
- a CDS encoding recombinase family protein; the protein is MRTEDIFPEALSEDRAYLIDGDMSRQPCVFYFRKSIGDDFATQVLRCVQYARSSGLRLDASVGTDGVYYDDDKSGSKDIERPGYNKLMSDIMSGELSGRFVIVRDQDRLSRRESSVLEEYHVITDLSKVRTFDSSGREIKDDVTTGIIAVLSRSESKITGHRQRARKELRAIQGKAPASRVKRIGYTLGYEAIDWEEAKMLRRARKKVVAGRSLSSICNEMREQGVVKPNGKPYFVTDLSRLLRNPAYAALRVFTRDIEVEGRVIPKGEVVARGSWPRIFTEDEHYEVVEILSKNKSWATEKAPKHLLTGILVCAECATKMAYGHKYGKKHKDGTKKRHYVYRCQKPRGGCGSVSRNADALEKFFIQLTYKAIKRLPVVVEKVVDTTGSEIARQQGKIDDAVQAFKDDRIDIATLADIRQDAQKKIDTLRKEQKAKPQPLPLDDAESFLKSKDIGKQRDTIRRFFPVVGVKAVGQGVRFHPDQLVFPE